The DNA segment ATGATTAAAAGTATCTTTGACGAATTTTTATTTCTAACTATCTTTATTGGATCATTGTCTTTAACTTATTATAAATAGCTTGTGCATTCAATATCTCATAATCTTCATTATCAATTAGTCTATAAGGCACCTTTTTATAATTGAGCAATTCTTCTAACCTTGATATTTCATATCGGGATTGGGGACCCATTAATAAAGCATCAATTTTTTGTTCTTTTAAAATGCTCTCTACAACAATCGCAGGTGCAGAATAAATATGGTAGTCTTTACCTTCATCTTCTATAAGCTTTTGAATTTTTTTTACAAGTAATCCTGTGGTTATACCTGCTGTACAGATAAGAAGTATTGTTTTATTTTCCAAAAGTCATTCACTCCTAATCTTTATTTACCTATTAAGTTGCTTTTCTTTTTCTACTGTATACATCAAACGCAACTGCTAATAATAATATTAAACCTTTAATAGCTTGTTGCCAGTCAATTCCAATTCCCATAATGGACATTCCATTATTCAAAATCCCCATAATTAATCCACCTATAACTGCTCCAAGAATTGTACCAATACCTCCAGATGCTGATGCTCCTCCTATATATACTGCTGCAATAGCATCCAATTCAAAACCATTACCAGCATTTGGAGTAGCTGCATTTAAACGAGAAGCAACTAATAAACCAGCTAGTGCAGAAAGAACTCCCATGTTAACAAAGATCCAAAAAGTTAGTTTCTTTGTCTTAACACCTGATAATTCAGCAGCTTTTCGATTTCCTCCTATAGCATAAATCTGTCTTCCAAGAGTTGTTTTTGTGGTTAAAAAACCATAAATCATAATTAAAACTGCTAAAAGAATTAATATAACTGGGTATCCTTTATATGAAGCAAGTACAGTAGTTAACAACATAATTGAAGCAAACATAATTACCACTTTAGTAATAAACCATATAGTAGATTCTACTTCAAACAAATTATCTTTCTTTCTTTTACGTGCTTTCCACATGTTCCAAACTGCAAGTAAGGATAAAATTAATCCTATCAAGATTGAAGTTACATGCAATTCACCTCCACCAATAAAATCAGGAATATAACCAGAACTCAATTTAGTGAAAAATGTCGGAAAAGGTGCAAGTGTGGTTCCTCCAAGGATAACTTGCGTTAGTCCTCTAAAGGATAGTAAACCTGCAAGTGTAACAATAAAGGCTGGAATCCCAATATAAGAGACCCAAAATCCGTTCCAAGCTCCTATTAATCCACCAACTAATAAAGAAACTGAGATAGCCATCATCGGGTGCCATTGCCATTGAACCATCATAACAGCAGAGGCAGCTCCAACAAACGCTACTACTGATCCTACTGATAAATCTACGTCTCCTAATAAAATAACTAGTAACATTCCTATAGCTAAAACTAATACATGGCTATTTTGCAATATCAAGTTGGTAATATTTAATGGTTTCCAAAGGATACCATCCGTTAAAATTTGAAATGCAATTAAGATAGCGATCAAAATAAAAATCATACTGTATTTACTAAGAATATCCAACACGATGTCTTTTGCTGTTTTTTTCTCTTTATTACTTTCTGGTGATAGTACTTTTTTTCCACTTGTCTCTTCCATTTAAATCATTGCCTCCTCTGCAGTCATCAGTTTCATTAAATCCTCTTGTGTAGCTCCTTCTTTAGGAATATCACCTGTAAAGCGACCTTCATTCATTGTATAAATTCGATCGCACATTCCCAATATCTCAGGTAATTCTGATGAAATAATGCAAATCGCTTTTCCGGCTTTAGCCATCTGTTCAATAATAGAATAGATTTCGAATTTTGCACCTACATCAATCCCACGAGTAGGTTCATCAAGAAAAAGAACATCCGGCTCAGACATCAACCACTTACCTAGTACAACTTTCTGCTGATTTCCTCCACTTAAACTTCCTACATTTTGATAAATATCTTTCGTTTTTATTCTCATACTATCTCTGTATTTCTCAGCTTCAATGATTTCTTTTTCTTTATCAATAACGCCCTTATTCGAAATTTTAGATAAACTTGCCAACGTAACATTTTCTTTAATGTCTTGTAGTAAGTTCAATCCATAATTTTTTCTGTCTTCGGAAAGATAAGCAATACGGTTTTTAATGGCATCGGATACATTATTAATCTTAATTTCCTTATTATCTTTTATAATCTGTCCACTAATATTAGAACCATAAGATTTCCCGAAAACACTCATAGCAAATTCTGTTCTTCCTGCCCCCATCAATCCAGCAATACCAACAATTTCTCCAGATTTAATGTGAAAATCAAGATTATTATTCACTTTTCTCGTTCTATCAAGTGGATGATAGACATTCCAATTTTTCACTTCAAATATTTTATTTCCTATTCTAGGTTCTCTATCAGGATATCTATTCGTAAGATCTCTACCAACCATCCCTTTAATAATCCGATTTTCATCAATTTGCTCATTTGATAAAGTTTCAATAGATTTTCCATCCCGGATAATAGTTA comes from the Carnobacterium sp. 17-4 genome and includes:
- the mmsA gene encoding multiple monosaccharide ABC transporter ATP-binding protein produces the protein MSDIILEMKNITKNFSGVKALDNVNLKIKKGEVHALCGENGAGKSTLMKILSGVYPSGDYSGDIVYKGEVCQFKSISDSEQKGIVIIHQELALIPFLSVKENIFLGNEQSKKGIIDWNVTEKKASNLLNIVGLTVSPNALVTQLGVGQQQLVEIAKAFSKNVQLLILDEPTAALNEDDSANLLELIKEFKKQGITSIIISHKLNEITAIADNVTIIRDGKSIETLSNEQIDENRIIKGMVGRDLTNRYPDREPRIGNKIFEVKNWNVYHPLDRTRKVNNNLDFHIKSGEIVGIAGLMGAGRTEFAMSVFGKSYGSNISGQIIKDNKEIKINNVSDAIKNRIAYLSEDRKNYGLNLLQDIKENVTLASLSKISNKGVIDKEKEIIEAEKYRDSMRIKTKDIYQNVGSLSGGNQQKVVLGKWLMSEPDVLFLDEPTRGIDVGAKFEIYSIIEQMAKAGKAICIISSELPEILGMCDRIYTMNEGRFTGDIPKEGATQEDLMKLMTAEEAMI
- the mmsB gene encoding multiple monosaccharide ABC transporter permease yields the protein MEETSGKKVLSPESNKEKKTAKDIVLDILSKYSMIFILIAILIAFQILTDGILWKPLNITNLILQNSHVLVLAIGMLLVILLGDVDLSVGSVVAFVGAASAVMMVQWQWHPMMAISVSLLVGGLIGAWNGFWVSYIGIPAFIVTLAGLLSFRGLTQVILGGTTLAPFPTFFTKLSSGYIPDFIGGGELHVTSILIGLILSLLAVWNMWKARKRKKDNLFEVESTIWFITKVVIMFASIMLLTTVLASYKGYPVILILLAVLIMIYGFLTTKTTLGRQIYAIGGNRKAAELSGVKTKKLTFWIFVNMGVLSALAGLLVASRLNAATPNAGNGFELDAIAAVYIGGASASGGIGTILGAVIGGLIMGILNNGMSIMGIGIDWQQAIKGLILLLAVAFDVYSRKRKAT
- a CDS encoding PTS sugar transporter subunit IIB, which translates into the protein MENKTILLICTAGITTGLLVKKIQKLIEDEGKDYHIYSAPAIVVESILKEQKIDALLMGPQSRYEISRLEELLNYKKVPYRLIDNEDYEILNAQAIYNKLKTMIQ